In one Mustela lutreola isolate mMusLut2 chromosome 8, mMusLut2.pri, whole genome shotgun sequence genomic region, the following are encoded:
- the NDUFA9 gene encoding NADH dehydrogenase [ubiquinone] 1 alpha subcomplex subunit 9, mitochondrial, whose product MAAAVHPRVVRALPMSRSSIAARATAVFHGPPRRQLHHALIPHGKGGRSSVSGIVATVFGATGFLGRYVVNHLGRMGSQVIVPYRCDPYDTMHLRPMGDLGQIIFLEWDGRNRDSIHRAVKHSNVVINLVGREWETKNFDFEDVFVKIPQAIAQVSKEAGVEKFIHVSHLNADIKSSSRYLRNKAVGEKEVRDVFPEAIIIKPSDIFGREDRFLNHFANIRWFGGVPLISLGKKTVKQPVYVVDVSKGIINAIKDPDSRGKSFAFVGPNRYLLFDLVQYAFAVAHRPFLPYPLPHFAYRWVARLFEMSPFEPWTTRDKVERLHITDMLSPHLPGLEDLGIQATPLELKAIEVLRRHRTYRWLLSDIEDVKPAKTVNF is encoded by the exons GTTCTTCTATTGCTGCAAGAGCCACTGCTGTGTTTCATGGCCCTCCCCGGCGCCAGCTTCATCATGCGCTCATACCTCATGGCAAAGGTGGGCGTTCCTCAGTCAGTGGGATTGTGGCCACTGTGTTTGGAGCAACAGGATTCCTGGGCCGATACGTTGTCAACCACCTTG gaCGTATGGGGTCACAGGTGATTGTACCCTATCGGTGTGATCCGTATGACACCATGCACCTTCGTCCCATGGGTGACCTGGGCCAGATTATCTTTTTG GAATGGGACGGGAGAAACAGAGATTCTATCCACAGAGCAGTGAAGCACAGCAACGTGGTCATTAATCTTGTTGGGCGAGAATGGGAAACCAA aaACTTTGATTTTGAGGATGTTTTTGTGAAGATTCCCCAAGCAATTGCTCAAGTGTCCAAAGAAGCTGGAGTTGAAAAATTCATTCATGTTTCGCATCTGAATGCTGATATTAAAAGCTCTTCTAGATATCTGAGAAATAAG GCTGTTGGAGAGAAGGAAGTGAGAGATGTGTTTCCAGAAGCCATTATCATAAAGCCATCGGACATCTTTGGAAGAGAGGATAGATTCCTCAATCATTTTGCAA aTATTCGCTGGTTTGGTGGTGTACCTCTTATTTCCTTGGGCAAGAAGACGGTGAAACAACCAGTATAC GTTGTAGATGTATCAAAAGGAATTATTAATGCAATTAAGGATCCAGATTCCAGAGGGAAATCTTTTGCCTTCGTTGG GCCCAATCGGTACCTCCTTTTCGACCTGGTGCAGTATGCCTTTGCTGTGGCTCACAGACCCTTCCTGCCATATCCTTTGCCACATTTTGCCTATCG GTGGGTAGCACGACTATTTGAAATGAGTCCGTTTGAACCCTGGACGACAAGGGATAAAGTGGAGCGG CTTCACATCACAGACATGCTGTCGCCTCACCTGCCTGGCTTGGAAGACCTTGGAATTCAGGCCACACCCCTGGAGCTCAAGGCCATCGAGGTGCTGCGGCGCCACCGTACTTACCGCTGGCTATTGTCCGATATTGAAGATGTGAAGCCAGCCAAGACTGTCAACTTTTAG